The following proteins are encoded in a genomic region of Enoplosus armatus isolate fEnoArm2 chromosome 11, fEnoArm2.hap1, whole genome shotgun sequence:
- the kctd4 gene encoding BTB/POZ domain-containing protein KCTD4, which produces MEWNLRRMESELRHINPDLLQPSKSFKKPSSGTITLNVGGFLYTAHRTTLAKHQGSFLEELANGKKPVQHTDSMGNPFIDRDGPVFRHVLNYLRTGELQLPDDFREAGLLRREADFYRLSELVEAVVDWETQRAAQREAAFLEVTDSHERSQGLKVYCSDPVFIDKVKARLVQISKSRLDGFPEEFVVSSNVIQFRHFIKSEPGSRLVLKEDSTFLCTLDCLKLETVMLALKSGFKLVTSLDSSKGSVVAAEALHFVK; this is translated from the coding sequence ATGGAATGGAACCTCAGAAGGATGGAAAGTGAACTGAGGCACATCAACCCGGACCTGCTGCAGCCCAGCAAGAGCTTCAAGAAGCCCTCTTCAGGCACCATCACCCTCAACGTAGGGGGATTCCTGTACACGGCCCACCGGACCACCCTTGCCAAGCACCAGGGTTCCTTTCTCGAAGAGCTGGCCAACGGTAAGAAGCCGGTTCAGCACACTGATTCCATGGGCAACCCGTTCATCGATAGAGATGGTCCAGTCTTTCGCCATGTGCTCAACTATCTCCGAACCGGAGAGCTCCAGCTGCCTGACGACTTCCGGGAGGCGGGGCTCCTGCGACGGGAGGCCGATTTTTACCGTCTGAGTGAACTGGTGGAAGCCGTGGTCGACTGGGAAACTCAGAGGGCGGCCCAGCGGGAGGCCGCCTTTTTGGAGGTGACGGATAGCCATGAGAGGTCGCAGGGCCTAAAGGTGTACTGCAGCGACCCAGTCTTCATCGACAAGGTCAAAGCGCGGCTGGTGCAGATCTCCAAGAGCCGCTTGGACGGCTTTCCAGAAGAATTTGTGGTGTCGTCCAACGTGATCCAGTTCCGCCACTTCATCAAGTCAGAGCCGGGCTCGCGGCTCGTACTGAAGGAGGACAGCACATTCTTGTGCACACTTGATTGTCTGAAACTAGAGACAGTGATGTTAGCACTGAAATCAGGCTTCAAGCTGGTCACCAGCCTCGACAGCAGCAAAGGCTCCGTGGTGGCAGCTGAGGCCCTGCACTTTGTCAAGTAG
- the tpt1 gene encoding translationally-controlled tumor protein homolog, with amino-acid sequence MIVYKCIITNDEMFSDTFKVKVTESGIFYEVEGKTVTRTDRLDEALIGANASAEEAPEITDSSSISGVDIILNHKLQETGFDKKQYMIYVKDYVKAIKAKLQETNPDRVEKFMADVTPEVKKIVSNIKDYQFFTGESMDPSGMVGLLNYRDDGITPFMLFFKDGLLVEKC; translated from the exons ATGATCGTCTACAAGTGCATCATCACCA ACGATGAGATGTTCTCGGACACCTTCAAAGTCAAAGTAACTGAGAGTGGGATCTTCTATGAAGTTGAAGGAAAG ACCGTCACCAGGACAGACAGGCTTGACGAAGCTTTAATTGGGGCCAACGCCTCTGCTGAAGAAGCGCCCGAGATCACTGACTCGTCCTCCATTTCTGGTGTAGACATCATACTCAACCACAAACTGCAGGAGACGGGCTTCGACAAGAAGCAGTACATGATTTACGTGAAAGACTACGTGAAGGC CATTAAGGCCAAGCTGCAAGAGACCAATCCAGACAGAGTGGAGAAATTCATGGCTGACGTCACACCAGAAGTCAAGAAGATTGTGTCTAACATCAAAGATTACCAG TTTTTCACAGGAGAGTCTATGGACCCAAGCGGCATGGTGGGACTGCTGAACTACCGTGACGATGGCATCACACCATTCATGCTTTTCTTCAAAGATGGTCTGCTGGTTGAGAAATGT TAA
- the LOC139292668 gene encoding general transcription factor IIF subunit 2-like: protein MSDKTEVNLTGVKQSKGVWLVKVPKYLSLQWDKATEKGEVGKITIGKKQGKTEVHFSLNEELTALGAVGEKGASLQVPKDHPFTMHTVGGPTMAVFSQCDTGEISLEGMVVHRAECRPVVNDNYMKLKKLQIKESTKPQRLSQQLERAITTVFKPVANHDFNVEYEKKKKSDGKMVRAERQVVLDMLFSAFEKHQYYNIKDLVDITKQPVTYLKEIMREIGTYNSKGAHKSTWELKPEYRHYQSAEEEEEMQTV from the exons ATGTCAGACAAGACGGAGGTTAATCTAACGGGCGTCAAACAAAGTAAAGGCGTGTGGCTCGTTAAG GTTCCCAAGTATTTATCTCTGCAGTGGGACAAGGCCACAGAGAAGGGAGAAGTTGGAAAGATTACCATTGGAAA GAAGCAAGGCAAAACAGAG GTACATTTCAGCCTGAATGAGGAGCTGACTGCCCTGGGCGCTGTGGGGGAGAAGGGTGCATCACTGCAGGTCCCAAAGGATCATCCCTTCACTATGCACACAGTGGGTGGACCGACCATGGCTGTCTTCAGCCAGTGCGACACAG GTGAAATCAGTCTGGAGGGGATGGTGGTGCACAGAGCTGAATGCAGACCGGTCGTCAATGACAACTACATGAAGCTGAAGAA GCTGCAGATTAAAGAGTCCACCAAGCCTCAGCGTTTGTcacagcagctggagagagCCATCACTACCGTCTTCAAGCCTGTGGCCAACCACGATTTCAAT GTGGAgtatgagaagaagaagaagtcggACGGGAAGATGGTGAGAGCTGAGCGACAGGTCGTGTTGGACATGCTCTTCTCTGCCTTTGAGAAGCACCAGTATTACAACATTAAGGACCTGGTGGACATCACTAAACAACCTGTG ACCTACCTGAAAGAAATCATGAGGGAAATTGGGACATACAACAGCAAGGGAGCCCACAAAAGCACCTGGGAACTGAAGCCAGAGTACCGACACTACCAgtctgctgaggaagaggaggagatgcagaCTGTCTAG